The Bacteroidota bacterium genome segment ATCAAAGTTTGTAAAGCCACACAAGGTGCTTTATCTGTCATTATTTCTGCTCGCAATATTCATATACTTATTGATTTTGCCTGATAATAGTTCGTGGTTTCTGTTTTTATTGCCTCTTGTTTCTATTTTTCATGGCTTATCGCAGCCCAATCTGCTCAGTTTAATCTCGGATAAAAGTCCGGCTGACTTGCAGGGAAAAATGATGGGAATCAATCAGTCATTTCAATCGCTTGCCTATGCCATACCTCCTTTAATTGCGGGTTTTATTATTGTAATCAATTTGAATCTACCAATCATTTTAGCCTCAGCAATTATGTTACTGGCATGGATTATATTTATCACAATCAAAAAATTTGGAAAATAAAATATTCTATTGTTAATAGGTTTAAATGAATAAATTTGCCAAGCTAATATGAAATTGAATTGATCATGAATGTTGTAATTGCAGGTGCAGGTGCCGTAGGAATTTATCTGGCAAAAATGCTGGTTGATAACGATCATAATGTGACCATTATCGACAAGGATAAGGAAAGACTCAGAATAGCTGAATCGCATATTGATTTGATGACTGTTAAAGGCTCCTCCTCATTAATCAGCATATTAGATCAGGCAGAAGTTAACAAAGCTGATTTACTGATTGCCGTTACAAGTGATTATGATGTTAATTTCCTTACCTGTATTTTAGGAAAAAAACTAGGTGCAAAAACCACCATTGCCCGAATTGATGATGCTGAGTACCTGATTCCCTCTGAACAGGAAGTTTATAGAAATATTGGCGTGGATACCATGATTTATCCGGAGCGAATAGCTGCATTGGAAATAGTAGCTCTATTAAAGCAAACAGGAGCTACCGAAACTTTTGATTTTTCTCAGGGCAAACTTTCATTATTGCAATTACGAATTGATGAGAATGCCTTGGTATTGCACAAGACTTTGCATGAGATAATTGAGCAGGAGAAATCACTTGATTTTAGAGCTGTTGCCATTAAACGTGGAGCACAAACCATTATGCCTACTGGCACAGATGTGTTTCTTCCTGGAGATCAGGTTTATGTTATTACCAAAAAAGAAAAAATTCACCGTCTCATGGAAATAAGTGGTGTAAAGCCATTTAGTATCAGTAATATCATGATAGTAGGTGGAACCAAAATTGGTAAACGGACTGCTATAGAATTAGAGGATAGGTTCAATATCAAGTTAATTGATAAAACAATGGAGGTATGCGAAGAATTAGCCTCTGAACTTAAAAACACGCTTGTCATTAATGCTGATGGAACTGATATTGAAATGCTCAAAGATGAGGGATTAAGCAGAATGGATGCTTTTATAGCAGTAACAGATAATACAGAACTCAATATTTTTTCCTGCTTGCTAGCCAAAAGGAATGGCGTTAAGAGAACCATTGCACTCATTGAAGATATCGAATTCATCGAGCTTTCCCAGAATATTGGGGTTGATACCATCATTAATAAAAAACTGATAGCCGCCAGTTATATTCACCAGTTTACACTGGATGCTGAAATCACCTCCTCCAAATGTTTGAATGGGGTTGAAGCAGATGTTTTTGAGTTGATTGCAAAACCTAATTCAAGAATTACCAAGAAAAAAATCAAGAATCTACATTTCCCTAAAGGGGTTATCATTGGAGGGTTAGTTAGGGAAAACGAAAGTTTTATTGTGACAGGAGATACACAGGTAGAAGTTGATGATCATGTGGTCGTTTTTGCTTTACCAGCTCTGATAAATCAAATTGAACGCTTTTTTCACTAATCCTGTATGTTTGTAATTGCGAAACAGCTGAATGCATGTTGAATTTTAAACTCATACTAAATATCCTTGGTCGTTTGATCGTGTTAACGGGCTTGCTCATGTTAACCAGTGCTATTGTTTCTTTTTACTATCATTCACCGGATTTAAATGCTATACTGATTTCATCAGCCATTTGTTTAGTATCCGGTTTTCTCTTGCATATTCTGACACGGAAATCAGATCATGTTCCGGGTAAGAAAGAAGGTTATTTTATTGTGGCTAGCGGATGGCTTGTGATATCTTTTTTTGGTATGCTTCCCTATATTCTTTCTGGAGAAATCCCAAGAAT includes the following:
- the trkA gene encoding Trk system potassium transporter TrkA; its protein translation is MNVVIAGAGAVGIYLAKMLVDNDHNVTIIDKDKERLRIAESHIDLMTVKGSSSLISILDQAEVNKADLLIAVTSDYDVNFLTCILGKKLGAKTTIARIDDAEYLIPSEQEVYRNIGVDTMIYPERIAALEIVALLKQTGATETFDFSQGKLSLLQLRIDENALVLHKTLHEIIEQEKSLDFRAVAIKRGAQTIMPTGTDVFLPGDQVYVITKKEKIHRLMEISGVKPFSISNIMIVGGTKIGKRTAIELEDRFNIKLIDKTMEVCEELASELKNTLVINADGTDIEMLKDEGLSRMDAFIAVTDNTELNIFSCLLAKRNGVKRTIALIEDIEFIELSQNIGVDTIINKKLIAASYIHQFTLDAEITSSKCLNGVEADVFELIAKPNSRITKKKIKNLHFPKGVIIGGLVRENESFIVTGDTQVEVDDHVVVFALPALINQIERFFH